DNA from Leptospira mayottensis 200901116:
TTGGAGGAGGTATCTAAAAAAATATCTCCTCAATACTATGAACGGTTCATCGATACTCTGAAATTAGAGACCCTTAACTCTGAAAAATGTACGATTATTGCTCCTTCTGCTACGATTAAGACTCACGTTGAAAGAAAATATCAAAATATAATCGAAAATGCAATTTTAGAAGCCTGTGGAAATAAAATTCCCGTCGAGATTTTAGTCGAAACAAAAGCGACTTCTCCTCTTCAGTCATTTCTCGAAAAATCCTTCGATCAAAAAGATTTTCAATTCAATCCGGATTATACATTCGAAACTTTCATTGTAGGCGACTGCAATCGTCTAGCATACACAGCCGCAAAGGAATGTGTTCGAAAGCCTGCAGAAATAAATCCTCTTTATTTGTTTGGTAACGTAGGAGTAGGAAAAACACACTTACTTCATGCGATCGGATCGGAACTTATTAAAAAGGACCCTTGGAAAACGGTATGTTACGTTGATATTTCTTCTTTTATGAACGAGTTTCGTTTTGCTCTTCAATCTAGAGAACTTATCGAAAGTTTTAAGATGAAATATCAGTCTTACAACTGTCTTCTTGTGGATGATATACAACTTCTTTCCACGAATGCTGAAAAAACTCAGGACGAATTTTTTGCACTGTTTAATTTTCTTTTCGAAAGAAAAAGACAGATTGTAATCGCATCGGATCGCCCAAGTTCTGAACTTACAATTCATGAAAGATTGAAATCCAGATTTGTCACAGGTGTTCAAGCCGACATCCAATATCCCAACAAAGAGATTCGAAAAGGAATCGTAACGTCTCATTCTAAAATCATGGATCTCGGTTTAAGCGAAGACATATTAGATTTTCTAGCGGATCAAATCGAAGAAGACACAAGACTTTTACTTGGCGCGCTCAACGACATCTACTTATATAAAAAATCCTATTCACTTCTTTTTTTGAATTTAGATAAGGTAAAGGATATCGTAAAAAACCGTCTTTATCGCAAAAAAAATGTGGAATTTTCACATGATCGAATTATTGAATCCGTCGCTAAAGAATTCAATCTGAATGCCTCTGAGATTATGGGAAAAAGCAGAAAGAAAGAACTAATAATTCCACGTCATATTTGTTTTTATTTGTTACACAATGTTTTTAACGTCAATAAATCCCAAGTCGGAAGACTCTTTCAAACTCAACATACAACAGTAATTCATGGACTTAGAAAAACCGAAGAACTTCTTTCCAACAATAAAGAAATGCGTTTTCTAGTGGAA
Protein-coding regions in this window:
- the dnaA gene encoding chromosomal replication initiator protein DnaA; this encodes MEEVSKKISPQYYERFIDTLKLETLNSEKCTIIAPSATIKTHVERKYQNIIENAILEACGNKIPVEILVETKATSPLQSFLEKSFDQKDFQFNPDYTFETFIVGDCNRLAYTAAKECVRKPAEINPLYLFGNVGVGKTHLLHAIGSELIKKDPWKTVCYVDISSFMNEFRFALQSRELIESFKMKYQSYNCLLVDDIQLLSTNAEKTQDEFFALFNFLFERKRQIVIASDRPSSELTIHERLKSRFVTGVQADIQYPNKEIRKGIVTSHSKIMDLGLSEDILDFLADQIEEDTRLLLGALNDIYLYKKSYSLLFLNLDKVKDIVKNRLYRKKNVEFSHDRIIESVAKEFNLNASEIMGKSRKKELIIPRHICFYLLHNVFNVNKSQVGRLFQTQHTTVIHGLRKTEELLSNNKEMRFLVERISSKYKFQ